Proteins encoded within one genomic window of Dehalobacter sp.:
- a CDS encoding helix-turn-helix domain-containing protein, with the protein MSNNNEYLSEIMTVEEVAELLRIKRATAYEYVKKGYIPHIKIGKQIRVVRKKLFETMGL; encoded by the coding sequence ATGAGTAACAACAATGAATACTTGTCGGAAATTATGACTGTTGAAGAGGTGGCTGAATTACTTCGTATAAAACGAGCCACAGCATACGAGTACGTAAAAAAGGGTTACATCCCTCATATAAAAATTGGTAAACAAATTAGGGTTGTGAGAAAGAAGCTGTTTGAAACAATGGGACTATAG